CGCCGGCGTAAACGATGTTGAGACTGCTAAACGAAACTCCCATTTCTTGGAGCCAGCCGCGCCTGAACACCATGCCCTCGGTCAACCCGCGATGTTCGTCGTTCACGTTCGGAACGAAAGAGTTATCGTCTAAATACTGCGGTATCAGGACATATTGCTCGCGTGGGGGGGCATCAATGATGCGAGCGGCTTTAGCCCAGGTTGTTCGAAATGAGTCTGCGGTGACGCGCGACGACGCAACCATCTCGATGATCGCCGCCAGACGCGGACTGAAGTCAGAAACCGGCACATCCAAAATTTTGGCGAATGCAGCCGCGATCTCGGTGTTCAGCGGATTCACACCGTTCAGATAGTGAGAGACAGAGCTTTGGTTGATGCCGAGTTGCTCAGCCAGTTTTTCCTGAGTCAGCTTCAGCTGTTTCTTTTTGGCTGTGAAAATTGCCTTCAAGCGTAGGCATTCTTCTTTGCGGTCAGCAGGTAATGGTTTTTTCATCAGTCGATAATATTCCCATCGGTAATAGTTTAACAAATGCCAAAGGTATTGCTTTGTGAAAATGCCAAAGGTACTATTTTGGCAAAGTTCTGTTTGGAGATTTGCTGTGAAACATACCCAGCTGAAAGATTTCGCGAAGGCTCGCGGCCAGCCAGAGGCAGCGTCTCTTTTGGGAATTACCCAAGGTGCGCTGAGCAAGGCATTACGCGTGGGCCGCGACGTTTTTGTCATCGAACATGCTGACGGCAGGTTTACCGCTTTTGAAACCAAGAGCTTTCCATCGCGGCTCAGCTCAAATCCGTGTGTTGCCCCGACCATGAGCCAAAAGATACGCGCCTCATTGCCGCTTGAAGAGTCTGGTGAACCATCTGTTTATCTATCCAGTGCTGGGCAGTGAGTATGAAAGTTTTCGCATGCGCTCAGGTCAATGATTCCGCGCATGCGCGGTTTCCTGAGCTATTTGTATGCCGTTACCGCCAAATCGTATGTGGTTTCAGCCAAATGGCTCTATGCCGAAATTTTCTTTCCTTATCGGGGGTAGTTGCCAAGCACTACCTAGGTAAAGGCAAGAAATTTCGGAGGAATTACATAATGGCGCTGGCATGCGTACTCGAAAACTCGCCCCTCCTGAGGCCCTCGATTCATGGGTACCTTACGGATTTACACAATACGGGTGAAAAGGGAAGGCCCTCGCCAGGGCCTGTTGAGCGACTTCCACTGGTTGGCTTTTGCCTGCCCAATGAAAAGGAATACGGCATGAGCCAGCACGCCCCCGCCAAGTTTTTGCTGTCCGGCTGACTTTTCTCCGGGCAACAAAAAGCCCGCTGTAGGAAGCGGGCTTATCACGCCACTCGGTAGGACGAGTGGTTATGTACTTCTTCGTTCTGGAGAACGATATGACGCACCCGAAAAATAGCACCGGACATAACCGGATGCAACAGCAGATGCTCACCACGCATTCGAATTTTTACCACCAGAGCGTCAGCGCAGACGGCATTCACTCGCGTCCTCTTTTTGCTGTTCAGGCCGGGCAAGACTGCGAGGAGGCTTTGAATTCAGCCTCGATGCTGCTCGGGGCGGTCGATGAAATTATGACGGCGCTCACTGATGAGGGGATGGAAACGAACGCCATCTTCGGCCTTCGCATGCTGGTTGAGATTTCGAAAGCTCTGGTGGACTCGACCACCAATGCCGTGATGCATGCGAAAAGCCAAGGCGGTGCCCAATGAGCGCGCCGGTATCGATCGACGTAATTGAAGCG
This window of the Pseudomonas fluorescens genome carries:
- a CDS encoding LexA family transcriptional regulator, which codes for MKKPLPADRKEECLRLKAIFTAKKKQLKLTQEKLAEQLGINQSSVSHYLNGVNPLNTEIAAAFAKILDVPVSDFSPRLAAIIEMVASSRVTADSFRTTWAKAARIIDAPPREQYVLIPQYLDDNSFVPNVNDEHRGLTEGMVFRRGWLQEMGVSFSSLNIVYAGDDSMAPHILSGDVVMIDTYKPALKDGEVYLVRMPDGRTSVRRVAQQISGNWTLRCDNQDKQLFPDEVIPSSAAVDLPLIGRVVWRGGSVRVSRP
- a CDS encoding Cro/CI family transcriptional regulator, whose protein sequence is MPKVLFWQSSVWRFAVKHTQLKDFAKARGQPEAASLLGITQGALSKALRVGRDVFVIEHADGRFTAFETKSFPSRLSSNPCVAPTMSQKIRASLPLEESGEPSVYLSSAGQ
- a CDS encoding DUF3077 domain-containing protein, coding for MYFFVLENDMTHPKNSTGHNRMQQQMLTTHSNFYHQSVSADGIHSRPLFAVQAGQDCEEALNSASMLLGAVDEIMTALTDEGMETNAIFGLRMLVEISKALVDSTTNAVMHAKSQGGAQ